One Hordeum vulgare subsp. vulgare chromosome 4H, MorexV3_pseudomolecules_assembly, whole genome shotgun sequence DNA window includes the following coding sequences:
- the LOC123449276 gene encoding probable inactive receptor kinase At1g48480 yields MAAMPRPARLALAVLALASVLPAYLSDDLNTDAQALEALRKAVGRSALPSWNSSTQTCQWQGVACENGRVVELRLPGAGLIGALPSGVLGNLTALRTLSLRWNALTGPIPDDVSRMTELRAIYFQHNAFSGEVPASLYTLRNLVRVNIGHNKFSGEISPDFNKLNRLGSLILDANDFSGEIPKLDLPTLEQFNVSYNKLNGSIPHKLRKMPKDSFLGTGLCGGPLGLCPGETAETPAGSPGAQPGGGGAAADVGRGKKKLSGGAIAGIAIACVFGLLLLLALLFFLCRKKSGSAQRSTAAVEKGRDLGMGPLDAAEPKGQNGNGVHGGAAAAAAAGAVPAAVAAAAKSGGSTAGSKKLIYFGPMAAAPPFDLEDLLRASAEVLGKGAFGTAYKAVMESGAAVAVKRLKDVDLPEPEFRERIAAIGAVQHELVVPLRAYYFSKDEKLLVYDYMSMGSLSALLHGNRSSGLTPLDWEARSAIALATARGVAHIHSTGPTASHGNIKSSNVLLTKSYEARVSDHGLPTLVGPSFSPTRVSGYRAPEVTDIRRVSQKADVYSFGVLLLELLTGKAPTHAVVNEEGLDLPRWVQSVVREEWTAEVFDQELLRYHNVEEEMVQLLQLAIDCSAQHPDRRPNMSDAAARIDEIRRSASSAQHATTDAAAAPAPDGDEPSL; encoded by the exons ATGGCGGCAATGCCGAGGCCGGCGAGGCTGGCCCTTGCGGTGCTGGCGCTCGCGTCGGTGCTCCCGGCGTACCTCTCCGACGACCTCAACACGGACGCGCAGGCGCTGGAGGCGCTGCGCAAGGCGGTGGGCCGGTCCGCGCTGCCGTCGTGGAACAGCAGCACGCAGACGTGCCAGTGGCAGGGCGTGGCCTGCGAGAACGGCCGCGTCGTCGAGCTCCGCCTCCCCGGCGCCGGGCTCATCGGCGCGCTCCCCTCGGGCGTGCTCGGCAACCTCACCGCGCTCCGCACGCTCTCCCTCCGCTGGAACGCGCTCACGGGCCCCATCCCCGACGACGTCTCCCGCATGACCGAGCTCCGGGCCATCTACTTCCAGCACAacgccttctccggcgaggtccCGGCGTCGCTCTACACGCTCAGGAACCTCGTGAGGGTCAACATCGGCCACAACAAGTTCTCCGGCGAGATCTCGCCCGACTTCAACAAGCTCAACCGCCTCGGCTCCCTCATCCTCGACGCCAACGACTTCTCCGGCGAGATCCCCAAGCTGGACCTGCCCACATTGGAGCAGTTCAACGTCTCCTACAACAAGCTCAACGGCTCCATCCCCCACAAGCTCCGGAAGATGCCCAAGGACTCCTTCCTCGGCACCGGGCTCTGCGGCGGCCCGCTCGGCCTCTGCCCCGGCGAGACCGCGGAGACGCCGGCAGGATCGCCGGGGGCCcagccaggcggcggcggcgcggccgcTGACGTCGGCCGCGGCAAGAAGAAGCTCTCCGGCGGCGCCATCGCCGGCATTGCCATCGCGTGCGTGTTcggcttgctgctgctgctcgccctgctcttcttcctctgccGGAAGAAGTCCGGCAGCGCGCAGAGGTCCACCGCGGCGGTGGAGAAGGGCCGTGACCTGGGCATGGGCCCGCTGGACGCGGCGGAGCCCAAGGGGCAGAACGGCAACGGCGTCCAcggcggcgccgccgccgccgccgccgccggagcggTGCCGGCAGCCGTCGCAGCGGCCGCCAAGTCCGGAGGCTCGACGGCCGGGTCGAAGAAGCTGATCTACTTCGGTCCGATGGCTGCGGCCCCGCCGTTCGACCTGGAGGACCTGCTGCGCGCGTCGGCGGAGGTGCTGGGCAAGGGCGCGTTCGGGACGGCGTACAAGGCGGTGATGGAGAGCGGCGCGGCGGTGGCCGTGAAGCGGCTCAAGGACGTGGACCTCCCCGAGCCGGAGTTCCGCGAGCGCATCGCAGCCATCGGCGCCGTGCAGCACGAGCTGGTGGTGCCCCTCCGCGCCTACTACTTCAGCAAGGACGAGAAGCTGCTCGTCTACGACTACATGTCCATGGGCAGCCTCTCCGCCCTCCTCCACG GGAACCGGTCGTCGGGGCTGACGCCGCTGGACTGGGAGGCGAGGTCGGCGatcgcgctggcgacggcgcgCGGGGTGGCGCACATCCACTCCACGGGCCCGACGGCGTCGCACGGCAACATCAAGTCCTCCAACGTGCTGCTCACCAAGAGCTACGAGGCCCGGGTGTCGGACCACGGCCTGCCCACGCTCGTCGGTCCCTCCTTCTCCCCCACACGGGTGTCCGGCTACCGCGCGCCGGAGGTGACCGACATCCGGCGCGTGTCGCAGAAGGCCGACGTCTACAGCTTCGGCGTGCTGCTGCTGGAGCTGCTCACCGGCAAGGCCCCCACCCACGCCGTCGTCAACGAGGAGGGCCTCGACCTGCCGCGCTGGGTGCAGTCCGTCGTCCGGGAGGAGTGGACCGCCGAGGTGTTCGACCAGGAGCTCCTCAGGTACCACAACGTGGAGGAGGAGATGgtgcagctgctccagctcgcCATCGACTGCTCCGCCCAGCACCCCGACCGGAGGCCCAACATGTCCGACGCCGCCGCCCGCATCGACGAGATCCGGCGCTCCGCCTCCTCCGCCCAGCATGCCACCacggacgccgccgccgcccccgcgccCGACGGCGACGAGCCTTCCTTATAA